A single Vulpes lagopus strain Blue_001 chromosome 3, ASM1834538v1, whole genome shotgun sequence DNA region contains:
- the LOC121486377 gene encoding zinc finger FYVE domain-containing protein 1-like: MQEIVHVWPGTDGFLKDNNNAAQRLLDGMNFMAQSVSELSLGPTKAVTSWLTDQIAPAYWRPNSQILSCNKCATSFKDNDTKHHCRACGEGFCDSCSSKTRPVPERGWGPAPVRVCDNCYEARNVQLDVTEAQADDEGGTLIARKVGEAVQSTLGAVVTAIDIPLGLVKDAARPAYWVPDHEILHCHNCRKEFSIKLSKHHCRACGQGFCDECSHDRRAVPSRGWDHPVRVCFNCNKKPGDL; encoded by the coding sequence ATGCAGGAGATCGTGCATGTGTGGCCTGGAACCGATGGATTTCTGAAGGATAACAACAATGCTGCCCAGCGCCTCTTGGATGGGATGAACTTCATGGCCCAGTCGGTGTCTGAGCTTAGCCTGGGGCCCACCAAGGCTGTGACTTCCTGGCTGACAGACCAGATTGCCCCTGCCTACTGGAGGCCCAACTCCCAGATCCTGAGCTGTAACAAATGCGCTACATCCTTTAAAGATAACGACACCAAGCATCACTGCCGGGCCTGCGGGGAGGGCTTCTGTGACAGCTGTTCATCCAAGACCCGGCCAGTGCCCGAGCGCGGCTGGGGCCCTGCGCCCGTGAGGGTGTGTGACAACTGCTATGAAGCCAGGAATGTCCAGTTAGATGTGACCGAGGCCCAGGCTGACGATGAAGGCGGGACGCTGATCGCTCGGAAGGTGGGAGAGGCTGTGCAGAGCACTTTGGGAGCCGTGGTGACAGCCATTGACATACCACTAGGGCTGGTGAAGGATGCGGCCAGGCCGGCATACTGGGTGCCCGACCACGAGATCCTGCACTGCCACAACTGCCGGAAGGAGTTCAGCATCAAGCTTTCCAAGCACCACTGCCGGGCCTGCGGACAGGGCTTCTGTGACGAGTGCTCCCATGACCGACGGGCCGTCCCCTCCCGAGGCTGGGACCATCCTGTCCGAGTCTGCTTTAACTGCAATAAAAAGCCCggtgacctttaa